AGAATTCCATGTACAGGCTGCATTTCGACAGCAAAGATGCCATGGATTAATATTGGTGTTCTCTCTAGGTCGTGCAAGTTTCAGCAGTGTGAAACAGAGCCACCCACACAGGTGCAATGACTGCTAATGCATTCAATGTATCTGCCCTTATATTTTGAATCAATAGTTAAACGTTCAATGACAAGAATTCACACAAAATCCTCAATTTGTAGAGGCGGTCCATCCATGGTGTGTTGCCTGAAATAGTTTCCAGCACTCAGTTAGCAAATATAATCAATATCCTTTTGAATACATCCTTAccaaacaaaagaaaagtcCATTAAGGTCTATTTCCGATTCCTTGCTCCATCGCTCCCGGTGTTTTGACATATGCTGGGGCTGGTTGCCGGACTGGGGCGTACGGCACCCATTGCTGTATAGGGGGTGGTTGGAAAGATTTCTCCAGTTCTGTTTCTTTCCTTTTGCGATCGCAGCGCATTTTTATGAGAAGGAAAACTATGACAGCAATGACAACGAGGATAACGATTGGGACGAGGATCACTTTGAGTAAGATCTTTACAAGACCCATGATGAGAAAGACTGGAGTGTAGGAATAGGAATAGGGAGCAGAGATCGAGATCCCACAGAATGTGATTACAATCAGAAAATAGTGTCGACGGGTCCCTGGGGGATAAAGGAACATACCTTGACTGAGTGAGTGGAGGGACTCTTATACCCCGACCTGCTCAAGGCCCTGACTCTGTGTGACTCGGCCATGGGTGCATTCTACATGATTCTGGGCCATTTCGCAGCGCTAAATGATGCTCTTTGGTTGGTGACCAGCCTATGGGGTGTACTAAATTGGATATGGAAACACCAGGCCGTTGACTACTTTTCCTAAATGAAAAACATCCTTTCTGAGTCCACACTAAGCGCTGCAATTGTGATTGATCGTACCTGACTGAAGTTTCGGCAGTACTTTGGAAGGCGTGCGATGCAGTTCTATAAATGGATCTGTTTAAGCTGAGGTGCATGTGACATTGAACATCTTAAGCAATAATTTCGTGAGACCAAATTACTGCAGCTGATCACAAGATGACGAGTCTAAGAGAATTAACAAAACTGGAAGTCTGCAGCCCGATCACCCCCTCGGTGAGCCGGGGAATTTATCCTTGCAGATGTGAATGATGCTCGAATGTCTCTTGAAGATAGGCTTCTTTGAACTGATACCAAAGGTATTTGAGGCATTGCACCTGGAATTTCCGGTTCGGTCTCCACCGGAATATCCGGACAAAAGCCGAGTCAAGAGGGCCGATCAAGATGATTGGTTAAATTGAAGATGGTGCATCTGGTCACAGCGCCAAGTTTCAGCCCTACGAGGTGACTCCACTTTGGCTGTCGATGCCCGTGGCTCTAAGATCAGTTTGCTTCTATATTCTGATATTTGGGGCATTCGCGACAGGTTTAGATTTCCTACGTTGGCCGAATGTGATATGTCTGGGAAGATTTTATCGTAACCACCCTGCAGCATGCTAAACAAAGGGTGCATCGACTGCGTCTGGGTGGACGTAGAATGCAATTGCGATTATCAGATACCTAGAAGAAAACCATTAGGACTGAGGGCATCCAGAACACTCTTGCAGGCACTCACGTTCCAACCAATAAAGATCCTTCGTAATAATTTGATCGACCTCCACGGATCAAACAGTCCATGATTATTACCGAGATGAAGAATACCACCGTTTCGAAGGGACTGTAGCGCAAGGACATGGGCTGCCCGATAACCAAGCCACACATGACCAGGAATGGACTCACAAACAATGCGATTTGCAACGTACTTCCCACAATCACACCAATCGCGAGGTCCATGTTCCCCTTGATCGAAGAATTCACAACAGTATTGAACTCTCCTGCATTACCGACAATGGGAACCACAATCAAGCCGATGAAAGCCCGGCTCACGTGCCACCGTTCTACAAAGCCATCGACACTGTCCACCAGACGATCAGAGCAGACTGTGACCCCAAGAGTGGCAAGGATCAAAATGAGGCTTGCCGACCAGGGACCCAACactcgatcttcttcctcttcttgtgTATCGTCGAGGAATAGCTCGGAGTGACTCCTCAGTTGAAAGTAGAGGTAGACCAGGTAGAATATGAGTAGGACCACGGAAGCAGCACGGGAGAGACCCAGGACGCTGGCTTGCACGTCGTGGGACTTGGACGGTATGGTTGAATAAAGGACAGATGGAATGATCAATGTTGCAGAGGAGACCACCATCAAGGAGGATAGGATCCCACTGACATCCACGTTGAATTTCACCACATCTTTTCCATAGCCGCCGCAGAACAGGGAAACACCGAAGATCTAAATGTCGGGTAAGTAGACAAGACAACCGAGGCAGTGAGCATGCACCAAAAAACCAAACCTACCAGAAGATTTCCTGAAAGGATACTGCCCACCATACTTGACTGCACAATGCTGATTTCTCCTTGCCGGACCGCAGTGATTCCCACCTGTGCAATGGCTAACGTCAATTTCGCACTTCAACAGCGGATCAAATGTCCAGACACTTACAATCATTTCGACGGCATTTCCAAACGTCGCATTTATAAGCCCTCCGATGGTGTGTCCGACGCTTTTGGCTAGTTCCTCTGTAGCGAATGACAGCAACGCAGCGAGAGGAAGAATCGCCAGGAAGTTGAACACGAAGGAAATCGAGTCACCCCATCCTTGACTCCCCGCAATTAAACCTAAAAACACAAACGGCAGTAGCAAATTGGAATAGCTGCATCCCATTGTAGTCTTAATCACACGTAAAACAGAGTTGCTTACGAACAGAACGCGCTTCGAGTCGGGGTCGTTTGTGTCACGCAACTCTGCAGGTTCCTCTCCATTGTTTTCGCGTCCAGGCTCGTCTCTGAGTAATGCATCTTGCTCATGGGCTGCCATACTTGATTCCAGAGAGGCAGCCATGATTTCGGTGCCCATCTTGGTTGACTTTCGCAGCCGGGGGTGAGCTGTGTTATTCATCACGGTGAGGAAAGAGACTAAGAAACATCGGGGTCGACCTCGGAAGGGTGAGGGGGATGATGTACATGTAATACTCCCCTGCCTTTTGAGTCCTAGGCATCTGCGTACACACTAGTGTAACTGGGGGATTGCGTAAGATTGTTCTACTTCAAGACCCCTGCAGATTAAAATACAGGTATGTTTTGGTCGGTAACGGATTATTACCATTTATTACAAGACGTGACAGGATGTGGTTGGAAATATTACGGTGATACACCGGGCCTCATTTACTGGTGTGCACTTTGGAAAGACGGGCGAATTCTCTCAACTGCACCTTTTTCCCTCGATGGATCATGTCTCCCAATCGAGGCTCAACTATGGTATATTGCAACTCCATCATGGCACAGGTCCAGCACCACCTAGGCCTCTTGTCACTTTTGATGCCTCTCATTGGTATCACTGGAGGAGCCCTGAAGTGGAACAGTGCTGCCATCTTCACTCTCAACATTGTCTCTCTAATTCCACTTACATTATGGATTAACAGATCAGTCAATGCGCTGGCTCTAGGTGGTAGCCGAGCTGTCATTGAAGTAGTGAAATCAACACTGGGAAACTCAGTCGAATTGATGGTGATGCCCCGGAACTCCATCTTCAATTCAACCATAGACTGACGACGTTTCTCCAGATAGGAATCAATGCGATCCTCCAGAAGCAACCACATATTTCTCAGTCCGTGATACTTGGAAGTGTCTTGAGCAATTTATTACTGGTAAATCCCGGCATCAAATCTAAACACTGATGCCATGTTGATACAAACTGTGCATCTAGGTGCTTGGCAGCACCATCTTCGTCTCGGGCTATGACCAAAAGCGTCTCTGGTTTGATCGAACCCTCACAACAGTCCTCTCATCCCTCATGATGGTTgtcttcatcctcctcgcGCTCCCAACCATCATGGACGTCTTTCCATCCGCCAAAACCACCTCGGAAGACCAACTCCTCTTAACGCAACGCGTGACAGCCATTATCCTCACCCTTCTACACCTTACGTTTCTCGTCTTCCGGCTCGGCACCCATGCAGTCATGTTTGCCAGCACCCCATTCAGTCAGCGAGATCACACCCACAGCGGCCATCAGTCTCGCCAAAGCCAGATCGTCGAGGTCCAGATCCCGCAGCCGTATATCGCCAAGGGTGCAGCAGCTATATTCCTAGTAGCTGCGTCCACTTCTGCGCTGGCGTGCACTTATTTCATAGTCGTCAATTTGAACGGGGCTGCTGCAATCACGGGTATGAACCAGTCTTTCCTTGCTGTAACGCTTGTTCCCCTACTCGGGAACTCGGTCAAGTATCACTCCATTGTGGTGGGATCTCGGTCTTACAGTCAGATTGAACTTGGGATTAGAGCGGTTATTAACAATGTTTTGCGGGTCACAATGCTTATTGCTCCGCTGTTGGTTCTCATTGGTTGGGCTTTCGACCAGCCGCTCATTCTCAGGTTTGATGGATTTGAAGCTACGACGCTTTTACTTAGTGTTGTGGTAATGACTTATCTCATGTCTGATGGGCGGAGCAATTACTTCGAGGGGTTGATGTTGATTGGAACGTGAGTCGCTCGTATCGCTTTGTTGAGCTTGGTGTTCGTCGATTCTAACTTGGCTTTCTCTTAACAGATACATAATCATCACTTTCTCGTTCTTTGTTAGGCCTGAGGTACCGGTCAATGTGATTTTCCTAGGCGCCTAGGCTCCTCCAGTCCTGATATATTACATCATTCGTTACTTGGCGTATCTCCTAAAGTTGAATTGAGATGGCAAACCCCTTGGCCAATCTAGCGCGCGTAGAACGCCACAACTAGACTAGAGTATCTATAATTAAGTATGAGCAAAGGATGATTAGACCTCGGCAAAGAATCTAGGGAGACTTACAGTGCAATTAGCATCGCACCATGGATGGAAGCATACTGTCCATCACGAAGTAGATGATTTACTACCAGAATTGCAAGGAACATGGCAACCGTCTGGAACGAGTCGAAGAAAAGCGTCATCGGTTCAGCAATGCACCAGCCGATAATCACCAAGAAGGGTATGACAAATAGACCAATCTGCAGGAGACTGTCAATGATAACCCGGATTGCAGAGTCTGTGTCTCCTGTACGGGATGCCGTAACGACAGTAACTCCCTCGGTGCTATTGCTAGCAATTGGAATTAAAACGATCGCGATGAAAACTTCAGAGAGTCCGAGCGTCTGTGTCATGTCGCCGATACTTTCTAGCAGGAGCTCTGTGCAAAAGACGGTTGCAGCCACGGCAGTTATCAATCGGATCATTGATGAAGCCAAGCCGGCTGGGCTGGCGGCGGGGGATGAATCTCCGTGGTTTTCATCAGCATCACTAGATTCGCTCTCATTGGAAAGAAAGAGGTGCTTGTGAGTCCCGAGGTAGAAGTAGAGGTAACCTCCGTAGAGCGCAAGCATCACGAATGACGTTCCTCGTGAGAAAGATAGCACTCTGTCATCGATCTCGGATGCCGGGAAAGTCGAGTACAGAGCCGTTGGAAGAAGCATCGCCACGGCTGTGATCATCATCAAAGAAGACAGGGTCTTTGCAAGAGCGCTGTTGAACTCCAAAACTTCCTTGTTGTACGAAGCTGTGACGAGACAACAGCCGAAGACCTAGATTTGGCTGTCAGTCGGATGATCTTGGTCTGCATTGGGATATCCAAAATTGTTGAGACTTTACAAGTAGAATGTCCGAGAGAATACTGCCAACCATAACAGACTGCGCAAATGGAATCTCTCCATGAACCAGAGCCAGAATTCCTGCCTGGGCTGAGTGAGCATTCTGGCGTTTCGACATTCGGAGCAAAATTGCGACTCACCGTGAGCTCTACTGTATTTCCAAATGTAGCACTGAGCAGTGCCCCTTGCAGCTCTCCGAGATGTGCAGAGAGCTCATCGGATGAGATAGATATTGCCTGCGACAAAAAGATGACGGCAACGATATTCACCACGAGAACTATGATCGGGTTCCAATGAAGGATCTTTGCAAGACCAGCCAGAGGTACCAGGGCCATCACCAGCCATCCATGATTTTTATTCAGTGTATTCAGTCCTGTTTGCAATGGCATCTTGAAGAACCCCTGGATGTGAGTCCACGGGTCTATCTCTGCATCTTGAATTTGTTGACGCGATTGGTGACTGGACTCTGGTCCACAAGACTCTGGGTGGGTGCCTCGGCGAGACATGATGAATCTGAAGGAATCCGGGCAACCTCTGAATGCTGAAACTTGAGTAAGATGCGACCCGGGGATCACCTGAGTTCAGATGTTCGTCCCCGACAGTTCTGTTTCAAACGTTACCACGGTACAAAATCGGGTACTAGTTACTTTCAGCCTTAATTGAAGTTACAGCCCTATTACTAGCGCGAAACTGAATTACCTCGTCTCCACATGTGGACTTTGGATTACCTGATAGGGCTGAAGCCGGCATTTGCCCGTTTGGTGCAGTGTTGTGTATACATACGGTATGCAGCTGTCAGGCAACAGCATTTCCTATAGGGAATACAGTTCTCAGCCTTATAAGATACTATGCAGGGTTGAGCTATAAATGTTTCGATTATGTGGAATGACGATCGCTACATTACCTTACAATGATTACTCGGCGAACACCGTCTCCATTTGACCCCTCTCTGCTCTGTATTGTCATTAACCGGAGCGTTCGTGTCTCCCCACACCCACCTTGTCAATGCGTTTACGGCTCATAATCGTTATTCTCCTTTGAAAGAGTCGCAGATCGGTCGCGCAAGCCTGTCTTCATCACGATCTAATCAATCGACAACCCCAAAGAACCTCCATTACGGGTAAGTGATCAAGAACCCGCCTATCAGGCCATccacacaaaaaaaaaaaaccatcaAACTGCCCCAGAGTTGAAAACTCCTTGCTGCCCTGCCTGTGATCTATGGATAACCGCCCTCCCTCCCTCGAGTCGCTCCAGAGGGAGGTCAGTGAACTCACAGCCACCTACCATGGCCGAAGTTGGACGACCGAGGCCACAGACCTGGAGTCGGCAATGACAACAGCGGGGAATAGGATACTCGCAGCAGGAACGGGTTCTGATGCAACAACAATAACACTCGAAGAGCTAGCAGCTTGTGTGAAAACGTGGATGCAAGCCAAATCATGGATTGTTGCCGAAGATCTGGCCACTCTGGTGCTGGACTCCTGCAAGAGCCTAAAAGGAGAACAAGACTTCATGACTATGACAGCGATGCACAATCTTGCTTCGGCGTATTGGGGTCGAGGGCACCTGGATCAGGCTGCTGCTCTCTCTGCCCGGGTGACCAAGTTGAGACAAAAGACTCTTGGCGAGACGCACCCCCAGACATTGACTTCGATGACGAATCTAGCTTGCACGTATCGGAGTCAAGGGCTTTGGCTGGATGCTCAGAAACTTGATGCGAGGATTGTCGAGTTGAAGAGGAATACTATTGGTCCTAGGCATCCATCCACCTTGGGGTCAATGTCTAACTTGGCTATATCGTATGCCAATCTCGGTCGGTATCAAGAGGCTGAGTCAATTTCGCGCAAACTGGTCGAAATTGGGGAAAGAGAACTATTTCCGACCGATGCCTCGCTGTTAAACTGGAAACTTACACTTGCGTCGACCTACCGAGACCAGGGGAGGCTGGATTCCGCCGAACAGCTAGAACGGGAGGTCGTTGCTGTCAGTCGTGACATATTTGGGACAGCCCATCCCTTCACTTTGACCTCTATGGCCAATCTAGCATCGACATGTCGTGAACAAGCCCGGTGGTCGGATGCTGAGCgccttgagaaagaagttgtGGCTAGCAGTGAGGCCGTGCTCGGCGAAACACACCCCCAAACCCTAATGTCTATCAGCAACCTTGCCTCAACATATCGCAATCAGGGTCGCCTAGAAGAAGCCAAAGATCTTGGAGGGAAAGCAATAGCTGGGATGAAAGAGGTCCTTGGGGAACGTCACCCACACACACTGGTAGCTATGGTGGATCTTGCAGTCACATACCAAATGATGAGAAAATCGCCAGATGCCGAGATCCTCGCCGCTCAGTCTCTGCGTTTGATGGAAGAGACGATTGGCAAAGACCATCCGCACACACTCAGCGCGATGGCCAATCTGGGCTTCATATATCAGTCGCAAAGCAAGTGGGAGATCGCTAGTAGAATGGCTGAAACGGTATATTCTCGCAGGGAAAGAGCATTTGGAACAGACCATCCAGATACCATAGCGGCGCTGGAGGATTTAAGGAGAGTGGCGTGGGTAAAGGCGGCAGATCAGAATGCACAGCGCACGTTGAATTAGACTCTTTCTGGGGCTTGGAATGTGGAGGCGCGTTTCCGAATGACCTAGTCTATACCTAGCCAGTATTGACCAATGTTGTCCATTTTGAATCATTTGAGCTCAAGGACAAAATGTCAGCTTTTGATCCACTTGGGCTGAGGGGGTCAGCTAGCCTTGGGCATTGACTTGTCTTCTGTTTTGCACAGCCTCCTTGCCAAGACCTGTCCTTTTGTGTAATCTCTGAGGCTTGCCTGAAGGACGTGCAATAGACAGCATATCCCTGTGAGATACCTAGTTGCCTACCTTGGAATGGATTTTGGTAGATAGTCAAGCTGCATGCCCGAACATCGGCATGGCTAGTCAAAAGACCTAAAAGGGAAGGCACTAACTTAATGACCGACTGAATGATCTCCGGTTGATATACGCCCTTGATCATATACACAGAATGGTGTGGACCCCAGGTAGCGTAGCATGTCTCCCAGATGTCACTGTATGAGCACAAACTAACGTATCATGAAAAAATTGAAACCAAAATTGACAACCTGTATCATGTTCTTTGGATCATTGTTAATAATTATTATAGACCTTACTGATCTGTACATGGCAACCAATTTGAAATCCCCCAAGATGCACCGAGCTGTATTTTACGATGTCTTTCCCTTAACACGTATTTGTATTTTTGCCAGAGCAATCATTCACTTCCAGATATCCTATCTCATTTTATCTATCTAGTTCCCCCCGATGACATTCTCAATGAAATGATGCCGGCTTCAGGGACCAATGGGTCTTCTATGCCTTTTTGGTCACGAATAGCAAGTTCAACGATGATGAGACCTGAAAATTCATCTTACTGACCATACACAGAAGAGCCCGCGATCAGAACGTGTCACGGAACAATCCACTCGGTCGACTTTTTCGGCATTTTCCCTTGATCCTGAGAAGTTAAGCGACCTTGTACAATCCAAAGATCTCCAGAAGTTTCATTCACTCGGTGGGATAAAAGGTTTGGAGGAAGGACTGCGAACCGACATCCGCACCGGCCTGAGCCTGGACGAGACCTGCCTAGGTGCTGCTAGTACTACAAGCACTGCGCCAATAGAAAATACTACTGCCGCTGAGCTCTCTATCCCGACAGAGCTTTGTTATGATGTATTCGTCGATAGAAAGAAATTCTTCGGGGACAACCGCCTGCCTACAAAACCGTCCCCGAGCTTCCTGTCATTGATGTGGGCAGCCTATAACGACCACGTCCTATTTCTTCTGACTGGGGCTGCTGTTATCTCACTTGCTTTGGGACTGTACCAGACATTCGGAACCAAGCATACTGCTGATGACCCGCCCGTTGAATGGGTGGAGGGTGTTGCCATCCTTGTCGCCATCATCGTCATTACTCTCGCCGGTGCCGCGAATGACTTCCAAAAGGAGCACAAATTCCGGAAATTGAATAAGAAGCAGCAAGATCGTAATGTTTGGGTCCTTCGATCTGCGAGGGTTGATGAAGTTCCCATCTCTGAGGTTGTTGTTGGTGATGTTGTCCACATCAGTCCAGGGGACATCGTGCCTGCTGATGGGGTATTGATATGGGGTCATCAGGTGAAATGCGATGAGTCCTCGGCAACTGGCGAGTCTGATCCGGTCGCTAAGAGCGCTGTCGAGACAGCTCTCCCTAAAGACTCTCATGAGATCGATCCCTTCATTCTTTCTCACACTAAGATCGTGGAAGGCGTCGGCGCGTACCTCGTCTTGGCTACAGGCACGAAATCAAGCTACGGAAGAAtccttctctctcttgaCACAGATCCAGGGTTCACTCCGCTTCAAGTACGGCTCAGTAATCTTGCAAAGAATATCGCCCGCTTTGGTGCACTTGCGGCGCTTGTATTGTTCGTAATCTTGTTCATCAAATTCTGCGTTGGCCTCCGGAATAGCACCGAGTCCGCCTCGGAAAGGGGACAATCTTTTTTGAATGTCTTCATTCTGGCTTTGACCGTCGTTGTGATCGCAGTCCCGGAAGGACTTCCCTTGGCAGTTACACTTGCGTTGTCATTTGCCACTACTCGAATGATGAGAGACAACAACTTGGTTCGACAGCTCCGAGCATGCGAGACGATGGGACAAGCCACGGATATCTGTTCAGATAAAACGGGGACGTTGACACAGAATGAGATGACTGTCGTCTCGGGTTTCTTCGGTGCTACCCTGCAGTATACTGATCGGGCTAGCAgtccaattttttttgatgAAGATAAGTTCTCGTCTGTGGCAAAGTGCATGAGTCGTTTCTCTGGTCAATCGAAGTCGCTATTGAGGCAGTCTATCGCGATCAACTCAACCGCAATTGAAAGCCAATATGATGGAGGCCGGGAGTTTCTTGGATCCCAAACTGAGGCCGCCTTACTGAGATTCTCCCGGGATTATCTCGAGTTAGGTCAGCTTGACTTTGATCGTGCTAGTGCGGACGTTGTTGGTCTTTTACCTTTTGATACTTCTCGCAAATATATGATCACAGTTGTCAAACTGGCCAGTGGCTTATATCGATCATATGTGAAAGGTGCTCCTGAGATTCTCCTTGAAAAGTGCACAGCCACAGTTGTACAGCCAATGCAAGGGCTGAGTACCGCTCCTGTTAGGGAAGATTGCATTGACGAGATACGCCAGGCGATTTCTCAATATGCATCAAGATCCTTGCGCACAATTGCGATTTGCTTCCGGGATGTGGAATTTTTGCCCTTCAGACGCGAGGAAGAAACCGTCGACTTCGAGGAGTTGGTGAAAGGGCTTACATTTCAAGGAATTCTGGGCCTGCGAGACCCTCTCCGGGCAGAGGCTTTGGGCGCCGTAGAGACCAGTCATAAAGCAGGTGTCGCTGTGCGCATGGTTACCGGTGATAACCTTCTTACAGCAAGAGCCATTGCAGAAGAATGTGGAATCATCAGCAGTCCAAATGATCTTGTGATGGAAGGCGATAAGTTCCGTATGCTCGATGAATCACAACAGAGGGAGCTAGTTCCACGTCTCAAGGTCCTTGCTCGATCTCGTCCAGATGATAAGCGGGTTCTGGTACAGCGTCTGAAGGATCTTGGAAGAATCGTTGCCGTCACTGGAGACGGCACCAACGATGCCCCTGCCCTCGCAGCTGCTGATGTCGGATTCTCGATGGGAATTTCTGGCACTGAAATTGCTCGCGAAGCTTCCTCTATTGTCTTGATGGATGATACATTTTCTTCGATTGTCAAGGCTATCATGTGGGGAAGGGCAGTCAACGATGCCGTCAAAAAGTTTTTGCAGGTAAGCTAAAAGTTTTATCAACAAATCGTAGAATTATCCGGTTGATCTGATATCCTTCTTTCAGTTTCAAATTACCATCACCTTCACCTCCGTGGGTCTGGCATTTGTCTCGGCGGTGGCCAACTCATCGCAGGAGTCGGTACTGACACCAGTGCAGCTCATGTGGGTAAACCTGTTTCAAGACACGCTAGCAGCTCTGGCACTAGCAACCGACCCTCCTCCTCGCCGGATCCTTGACCGTAAACCTGAACCAATATCGACACCTTTGATTACTCCTACCATGTGGAAGATGATCATTGGTCAATCTGTGTATCAGATGATAGTAACACTCGTTCTGTACTTCGCGGGCTCTTCTATCTTCTCCTATAAAAACACTATTCAAACATCACAGTTACATACTGCTGTTTTCAACACATATGTCTGGATGCAGATATTCAACATGTACAAGTATGCTAAGACTGCCTTAATTTTTGGGGCATTGCTAACACAAAAACAGCAATCGACAAGTTGAGCGATCATTTAACCTCGTCGAAGGAATTCATCACAACTGGCTCTTCATAGCAATTACTTCTGTCATGATGGGCGCTCAAATCCTGATTATGTTCGTTGGCGGGCGGGCATTCTCAATCACGCAGTTGACTGGCGACCAATGGGCATATTCTATCGTGCTTGGTGCAATCTCTATTCCCATCGGGTTCCTTTTGCAAGCTATTCCCACTGCCGTTGTTGAGAAACCAATGACAGGCTGCGGGAGGCTGCGGGACCGCTTGCGCGGTCGGTgatttccctttcttttcctttcttccttttttcgATTAATTGCACGAACATTTTTGAATCTTGCAAGGCCATTCGGACGGAATAGCCGTAACTGGATTTTGAATACCCACTCTTTTCTAGCATTCACTTTCTCGATATTGTAGTCCCTTATCAGGATCACTCTTAGTTTGAGTCGCTCAAAGTGAGTGAGCAAGGTTGCGGCTGGGGCATTTCTGTACCCAGCTCCCCACTACAATGGAAATGTTGACTCTGAGAACGACCGATCGATAGAGACAGCATTAGATCAAATATCAATCGATAAAGAGCATTTTCAGTTAGTCTTACGCCTTCGGCTCTGGCCAGCATCCTGCAGCATAAACAAATACTGGGAAACCTTGGTGCACTTGTCCAAGTAGCTTGTCGGAGCTCAACTTGTGTGTATGTTCCTTTCGCGATTCATCTCGCGATTCACCTCCTATCTTCGTTTTAACTTCGCTTTTGTAACGGATGTGTCTGTATTGCAGACAATAATTGTCGCTCTGTATAGTGTACCCTTCGCTGCTCTGTGAAGCGGCGCAGGGGGCAAATGCACGAGCTCGGTGATTTTCTTCAGTTTCGACTTTTGTGCTCACTGTTGTCTGCGACTCGATTGCGTTGTCTTCTCGCTGCTGGAAAAGCTATCAAGAGAGCCAGCCCTGCCGTTTTTACTTTGCGTGGGAGCTCTGTGCGTcggttcttgttctttttttcatgGGCAGGGAACGAAATGGAATTGGTAACATCGATCCCTTTAGTGCAATGTTGTAAGCAATTGCCATTTTCTCGACCACTGCCTGCTAACTCACAGAGCACAGAATTGTTAGTCGCCCTCCAACACTCGGATGGGCGCACCTTCATTCTCCGTACGTTGTGGTGGTCAGAGATTAGCGCCGTTTCTGTTGCTCTTTCACTCCCAGCATTGCGAGCTTCGAAGTCTGCGGCAAAAATTGATAGATCTGAATCATGCTCAGACGACACCTGGACGATTGGCCTTTGGTCGATTCCTCGGTCGGCAAAGCAGCCTATACGTGACGAAGGTGATGTTCATGAGACGACATTTGATATGTGAACAACGGGAAGGATCGAGTTAAGAATACGGTTCGCGTGGGTGTTGAGAAGGGCCATTCCG
The nucleotide sequence above comes from Penicillium digitatum chromosome 1, complete sequence. Encoded proteins:
- a CDS encoding ATPase, P-type, K/Mg/Cd/Cu/Zn/Na/Ca/Na/H-transporter → MMPASGTNGSSMPFWSRIKSPRSERVTEQSTRSTFSAFSLDPEKLSDLVQSKDLQKFHSLGGIKGLEEGLRTDIRTGLSLDETCLGAASTTSTAPIENTTAAELSIPTELCYDVFVDRKKFFGDNRLPTKPSPSFLSLMWAAYNDHVLFLLTGAAVISLALGLYQTFGTKHTADDPPVEWVEGVAILVAIIVITLAGAANDFQKEHKFRKLNKKQQDRNVWVLRSARVDEVPISEVVVGDVVHISPGDIVPADGVLIWGHQVKCDESSATGESDPVAKSAVETALPKDSHEIDPFILSHTKIVEGVGAYLVLATGTKSSYGRILLSLDTDPGFTPLQVRLSNLAKNIARFGALAALVLFVILFIKFCVGLRNSTESASERGQSFLNVFILALTVVVIAVPEGLPLAVTLALSFATTRMMRDNNLVRQLRACETMGQATDICSDKTGTLTQNEMTVVSGFFGATLQYTDRASSPIFFDEDKFSSVAKCMSRFSGQSKSLLRQSIAINSTAIESQYDGGREFLGSQTEAALLRFSRDYLELGQLDFDRASADVVGLLPFDTSRKYMITVVKLASGLYRSYVKGAPEILLEKCTATVVQPMQGLSTAPVREDCIDEIRQAISQYASRSLRTIAICFRDVEFLPFRREEETVDFEELVKGLTFQGILGLRDPLRAEALGAVETSHKAGVAVRMVTGDNLLTARAIAEECGIISSPNDLVMEGDKFRMLDESQQRELVPRLKVLARSRPDDKRVLVQRLKDLGRIVAVTGDGTNDAPALAAADVGFSMGISGTEIAREASSIVLMDDTFSSIVKAIMWGRAVNDAVKKFLQFQITITFTSVGLAFVSAVANSSQESVLTPVQLMWVNLFQDTLAALALATDPPPRRILDRKPEPISTPLITPTMWKMIIGQSVYQMIVTLVLYFAGSSIFSYKNTIQTSQLHTAVFNTYVWMQIFNMYNNRQVERSFNLVEGIHHNWLFIAITSVMMGAQILIMFVGGRAFSITQLTGDQWAYSIVLGAISIPIGFLLQAIPTAVVEKPMTGCGRLRDRLRGR